From the genome of Anopheles funestus chromosome 2RL, idAnoFuneDA-416_04, whole genome shotgun sequence:
GTTGACAGTAGAATTGTGCAGGCGTGCGAATTATTGGTggtttattttgaaaacagtTGCTCCTCTAACGCTTCACCCAGTGTCGGTATGTTAGAGGAGTATCGCCACGAAATATGAATGGATTTTTCCAAATCAATACGTACTACAATGAGTTTAAGCAAGAGGTCGACGCTGCTTATGCCGCTGCACCGATACAACAGCcaacccagcagcagcatcagcaatcCCAGCAGCCACCGccaccatcagcatcatcacaaCAAATCGCCGTTAGCGACGGTAGCATCACTTCCTCTGAGCACTCCTTGagcagaaaggaaacaaacttAACAAAGAATCAGCGAAGGTTTTTAAACGAAAGTGAGGAAGCGCGGGAGAAGCGACTGGCCCGGAACGCGGAGCGTATGCGCCAGAAGCGGGCAATGGAAACGGAGGAACAAAGCCGAAAACGTATGGCCGAAAACGCGGAACGCATGCGAAGGAAACGAGCAGCCGAAACGGAAGAAGAGTACCGAATGAGAATGGAGCGGAACGCGGCATTCAAAATGACCGACGAGTATCGGCGCCGCCTGACTGAAAATGCCGAACGGAACAGACGAAGGCGCCAGAACGAGACAGATTTGGAGCGGAGCATTAGGCGGGCACGGAGCGCTGCCCGGGAACGGTTACGGCGTGCGATGGAAACACCGGAACAGCGTGCGATTCGTTTGGCGAAGTTAGCTGAACGGATGCGTATGACGCGCGAACGTTTGTGGACAACGATCGAAACACCGGAACAGAGGGCCGAACGGTTGGCGAAGCTAGCCGAACGGATGCGCTATGCCCGTGCGAATGAAACACCAGAACAGCGAGCGGTCCGGTTGGCAAAGAATGCTGCCCGAGCGCGCCAACGTTTCCTAAACGAATCGCCCGAACAGTGGATTGAAAGGAAGCGGAAAAAGGCCGAATATGCACGCCAGAAGCGTGCCGCAGCAGCTGCTGTTGGTGTAGGTGGTAATGGTTCCCTTTCGTCTACCAGGCCACCATCCAATACTACATCCGTCAGTCACGGAAGCAGTTTGCAACACACGCCGATGGGTTTCCCCGGACATGCACCAACAACGTTGCCGGAAACAATTCTCCATACGAGTGGACCACAACCCACCAGCAGTTCGAGCAGCAATGCGGCTGCTTCATCGTTCGCTTTGAGCACAAAGGACAGCAGCAAAGGGACCATGTCGTCGAAACACACGACCTCGAGTGGTTCCGTACAGTTGCAACCGGAACAAATCTATTCCACACCACAGGTCATATTTAGCGGTGGTGATTTTAAACCGCACGAGCTGCTAAACGGGCAACACCTGGTGATGCAGACCGACCCAAACTGTCCCAGTTCCAATCTATACAAAGTGCACATACTGCCGTACCCGTTTCCGACGTCCGCGGCAGCGGGTGCGTCGCACATGGAACAGTCGAGCGCCTACAAAACTAAGTAATCGTCAGTTGCGCTAATGATGGCCATACGGCAGACCGAGTGCTTCGTATGTCGTGAGAAATTTGTAATAAGTTAGCCAAGTAGGAGGCACTATAGCCGGGGTGCTataactgctgctgctactccTGCTGCAGAGCCATTTGGAGCCAACCGTTTGGGCGAAGCAGCGaatttgaacattttattAACTGCTAAATCTTAATTAATCGATTGAACGATTATG
Proteins encoded in this window:
- the LOC125761431 gene encoding translation initiation factor IF-2-like, whose amino-acid sequence is MNGFFQINTYYNEFKQEVDAAYAAAPIQQPTQQQHQQSQQPPPPSASSQQIAVSDGSITSSEHSLSRKETNLTKNQRRFLNESEEAREKRLARNAERMRQKRAMETEEQSRKRMAENAERMRRKRAAETEEEYRMRMERNAAFKMTDEYRRRLTENAERNRRRRQNETDLERSIRRARSAARERLRRAMETPEQRAIRLAKLAERMRMTRERLWTTIETPEQRAERLAKLAERMRYARANETPEQRAVRLAKNAARARQRFLNESPEQWIERKRKKAEYARQKRAAAAAVGVGGNGSLSSTRPPSNTTSVSHGSSLQHTPMGFPGHAPTTLPETILHTSGPQPTSSSSSNAAASSFALSTKDSSKGTMSSKHTTSSGSVQLQPEQIYSTPQVIFSGGDFKPHELLNGQHLVMQTDPNCPSSNLYKVHILPYPFPTSAAAGASHMEQSSAYKTK